In Portunus trituberculatus isolate SZX2019 chromosome 10, ASM1759143v1, whole genome shotgun sequence, one genomic interval encodes:
- the LOC123501887 gene encoding uncharacterized protein LOC123501887 encodes MVPSWWIGARTKTTCQRWSDCSEKECCVRPMLASKSYCFPYKTLGESCDASALLVNMENEVFLDHCPCDLHLTCANLYLGTTGKSSHSVCVDPDIAFEHGNTLPVEAGGRQPDRHPSPVQITF; translated from the exons ATGGTGCCCAGCTGGTGGAttggcg ctcGCACGAAAACTACTTGTCAAAGATGGTCGGACTGTAGTGAGAAGGAGTGCTGTGTGCGACCCATGCTTGCTTCCAAATCCTACTGCTTCCCCTACAAGACCCTAGGGGAGTCCTGTGACGCCTCGGCCCTCCTGGTGAACATGGAAAACGAG gtgtttcTGGACCACTGCCCGTGTGACCTGCACCTGACCTGCGCCAACCTGTACCTGGGCACCACCGGCAAGTCCTCTCATAGTGTGTGCGTGGACCCTGACATTGCCTTCGAACACGGCAACACCCTGCCAGTGGAGGCGGGGGGCAGGCAGCCGGACAGACACCCCTCCCCCGTGCAGATCACATTCTAA
- the LOC123501884 gene encoding glutathione S-transferase D7-like isoform X2 has translation MAPTLYYFLMSPYSRSVLLAVRTLGLDVELKTIDLKKKEQLNPDFVAINPQHTVPTLVDGDLVLTESRAISTYLVSRYGKDDSLYPKDVVTRAKVDGLLYFDCATLCIRWRAVVHPVMKDGAAKPSEAAMKNLDEALKWLNDILAQHPDRYLAGTTHPTVADLSIAAWACTYVALNFPLAQHPDITRWLARCRENLVGFDECEKGAAQFGEMFAAILKSRA, from the exons ATGGCCCCTACACTGTACTACTTCTTGATGTCGCCTTACTCCCGCTCTGTGTTGCTGGCGGTGCGGACTCTGGGTCTGGACGTGGAGCTGAAAACCATCGActtgaagaaaaaggaacagcTCAACCCGGATTTTGTGGCAATCAACCCGCAGCACACCGTTCCTACCCTGGTGGACGGCGACCTTGTGCTGACTGAGAG CCGCGCCATCAGCACCTATTTGGTCTCTCGCTACGGAAAGGACGACTCTCTCTACCCGAAGGACGTCGTTACAAGGGCTAAGGTGGATGGACTTCTCTACTTCGACTGCGCCACCCTCTGCATTCGTTGGCGCGCTGTCGTG CACCCAGTCATGAAGGACGGAGCAGCCAAACCCAGCGAGGCAGCAATGAAGAACCTAGACGAGGCTTTGAAGTGGCTGAACGACATACTTGCCCAACATCCTGACCGCTACCTGGCCGGCACCACGCACCCCACCGTCGCGGACCTCTCGATCGCTGCCTGGGCTTGTACATATGTTGCTCTGAACTTCCCTCTGGCCCAACACCCGGACATCACGCGCTGGCTGGCTCGCTGCAGGGAGAATCTTGTTGGCTTCGACGAGTGTGAGAAGGGCGCGGCGCAGTTTGGGGAGATGTTCGCAGCTATTCTGAAGTCAAGAGCTTGA
- the LOC123501884 gene encoding glutathione S-transferase D7-like isoform X1, which translates to MWRKVRVRGNCHRCYRRGSDQSRLCNCQEVAMAPTLYYFLMSPYSRSVLLAVRTLGLDVELKTIDLKKKEQLNPDFVAINPQHTVPTLVDGDLVLTESRAISTYLVSRYGKDDSLYPKDVVTRAKVDGLLYFDCATLCIRWRAVVHPVMKDGAAKPSEAAMKNLDEALKWLNDILAQHPDRYLAGTTHPTVADLSIAAWACTYVALNFPLAQHPDITRWLARCRENLVGFDECEKGAAQFGEMFAAILKSRA; encoded by the exons AtgtggaggaaagtgagagtaagaggCAACTGTCACAGGTGTTACCGGCGTGGCAGTGATCAGTCCAGACTCTGTAACTGCCAAG AAGTCGCCATGGCCCCTACACTGTACTACTTCTTGATGTCGCCTTACTCCCGCTCTGTGTTGCTGGCGGTGCGGACTCTGGGTCTGGACGTGGAGCTGAAAACCATCGActtgaagaaaaaggaacagcTCAACCCGGATTTTGTGGCAATCAACCCGCAGCACACCGTTCCTACCCTGGTGGACGGCGACCTTGTGCTGACTGAGAG CCGCGCCATCAGCACCTATTTGGTCTCTCGCTACGGAAAGGACGACTCTCTCTACCCGAAGGACGTCGTTACAAGGGCTAAGGTGGATGGACTTCTCTACTTCGACTGCGCCACCCTCTGCATTCGTTGGCGCGCTGTCGTG CACCCAGTCATGAAGGACGGAGCAGCCAAACCCAGCGAGGCAGCAATGAAGAACCTAGACGAGGCTTTGAAGTGGCTGAACGACATACTTGCCCAACATCCTGACCGCTACCTGGCCGGCACCACGCACCCCACCGTCGCGGACCTCTCGATCGCTGCCTGGGCTTGTACATATGTTGCTCTGAACTTCCCTCTGGCCCAACACCCGGACATCACGCGCTGGCTGGCTCGCTGCAGGGAGAATCTTGTTGGCTTCGACGAGTGTGAGAAGGGCGCGGCGCAGTTTGGGGAGATGTTCGCAGCTATTCTGAAGTCAAGAGCTTGA
- the LOC123501826 gene encoding LOW QUALITY PROTEIN: pecanex-like protein 1 (The sequence of the model RefSeq protein was modified relative to this genomic sequence to represent the inferred CDS: inserted 1 base in 1 codon; deleted 4 bases in 2 codons) — protein MGSQSVEVLRQGIWASITGGWFYDPHQDVFCNTFHLYLWLYLVCAPFFIYVYCGWWVAGWLVHLALLSVVAVGIKAVNHLLHHTFDTTDCLEEEMTPPPLPPGGPPTTAATTAATATASASPAHYQGSSQQQRSRSFEAIEMQVVGGGPASGGGESETPPVGCSSRNSIMDAGAQPPATIDLKADVHHKDSSGSEEGSKCEAAASATAASTPRDSQDTGRGDKRTRAESGGSSSGVGSGPYGGEYGLCVSDIMLAGVAEITESLNHPIIAKHSQSVAWCGGGCGGALHGGSSSSIGGSAGRGHKRLRRIVASAGSIATATASLCDSHSVDIVYSKSAKGEKGSSVHYRPSLHGGTGSLGLEGGPGGGGSSSAAPSPPSSLPSAAEPPSHPVSLEVITSDEGSSRRHHHRHHHSHHHSHHHNRHHHTSNSSSSTNIHNQQQQQQQAAAPPVTSGSGGGGGGGSHRHRHHHSGPPQQHHSRKLSLGPPSWGLEAANISVIEERANSASAVITTSSNSTATTTTPSPCDRSPTATCCTANSDGETDEEGPAKGSHSPLLTRHQSLEGKGSGGRRARSGAARLAQHAQRGPSRAYRPLVFRSSSAITSKFGERPRVESGCNEMSRVCTLTFENMYADEESSSDTLSAVKLSSSSDETLSSLADRLSLQGALGCDTGGANCGVSGEASPDHCGGPGGDGEQRASPREEGGTRPARSPGEVAGGRGAESRSPSPGLDWLFFHSDSDSESADVVRAGSGHPRRLSSHQLSDDDSWNMIRSSPESPMEVPTHSSSATQGAIPKKRRQGVVVEEAGEGERSGGEATVTMEDLVRRLLDILNSSLHDPQQCHRDIQKLVVLKQRLEQEGGIGSTAKGASLISEAQANVAAGAAAAAAAAAGGTGNGTGSGGGSGGGGGGGSSNADPEQPAETHLYRKPAVRRRRHVAGNNTSSSPPSNPSEPPQDISTLLTTTLTTALPTTSLTTTHSSTPPPTPATPPSPPTPATQPSPPPSPPPRGPRGGGGDSGDEGGSSRPHRGPPPDKRPEGSSSGGGGGGVGPWNVSPAEGVPPLSPGTHLAFSHEDTSDGAVHCFQDEQGNWLTYTFNDRGVSTASTVPPATDARVLNKLRRCGGTNTSAGTGTGTGGVTSSSGSGGVGGGGSGSQSRGGSGGGSSGGPMGGLAREDSSLSSSSMSLCSGLTIILDNHFPPTSLPLSPPLWPDFVKAPASQASPVSEGTSGSMAVAHRRGSCPPVSGGRDPDRSGLEGAGDPNPLPIPIPLVAVGPRGGRDLPLLSSEMRHHVQLLSIGAPHNPLHLFTNAFFERRRSSNRTRGVITSEVMDTISLQGRSLDVDLALASSKLKFPTPAPQTLHYYRLRLCGKTSVRVRFDRLFLLALLDRNVTVWENMACVFLAVLVGVLGCLVLQRDFYREQDVLFFCLVMGSCQYSLFKSVQPDAASPTHGYNRVVLYSRSVYFVLCCSLILLLQLYLDSSGERVQFVLYGLDFTNPDLLLQCRDVLLLFVLFFPLIFSLGLLPQINTFLMYLLEQTDIHVFGGNATTSLVSALYCVGRSLLTVLFLFGFAYGGLREEEAQTQHILYSIFCGLAVAFSYHLSRSTSDPTTLWRLIQQHMWPEELRREGGSDAPQPPQEADELTDPLPEKLRGTVHSRLVHXAIACTATAVLIFAIHSSTVFTVLLDGDGPNLFTGLWIFASLLGFLTHYVVPQLRKQLPWLCVAHPVCRSHEYSQFEVYDAAKIMWFERLYVWLCILEKNVVYPLLFLCALTKDAPILVRKFGVNVGTLITVVCGVKCLRSVYSQPQFQYLTLAFAKLFFTWDFKGKSETFIVDYFVMGVIFTRVYEFLLKMKFIVTYIAPWQITWGSAFHAFAQPFSVPHSAMLFVQAAVSAILSTPLNPILGSAIFITSYIRPIKFWERDYNTKRVDHSNTRLSSHLERNPGSDDNNLNSIFYEHLTRSLQHSLCGDLMLGRWGVVGQGDCFVLASDYLNCLVHVIELGNGLVTFQMRGLEFRGTYCQQREVEAISEGVEEDAGCCCCEPGHLPHLLSANAAFNQRWLAWEVTATKYVLEGYSISDNSAASMLQIFELRKILITYYVKSIIFYTVRSSRLREWLQKAEIDASLAHTRDKKFVDLDPMFNLNIDEDYDFKESGITRNSFCNVYHEWVVYCVSRRESENPEEREEPLESGRESQLISLCLALSLLGRRALWAASHNAMSSVEFFLHGLHTLFKGDFRITSMRDEWVFSDMELLRKVVAPGVRMSLKLHQDHFMLPDEYDNHESLYNAILEHESQLVISHEGDPTWRNAVLSGKPSLLALRHVMDDGADEYKIIMLNKRHLSFRVIKVNRECVRGLWAGQQQELVYLRNRNPERGSIQNAKQALRNIINSSCDQPIGYPIYVSPLTTSYSNTNEQISAICGRPISLTLIKETLIGVWKRVRQRCGEGCSSGSSGLNDECSRAAEPHHPNIPLHQVLTTVPASLGSGGSQDGSQVGGLSLVTATGSLGHGSLGRGGSLSRGSLQANRGSIVSDVSSLVGGRANKQSTSTLASMAGLLWDTTTSLGRLDPRDRDGLSEGSASSKDREWSGREPSLHGGRDGGSIHSGREGSLHSGREPSLHSGREPSLHSMRESSLHSGRDPSLHGTRESFHSGRETSLPGGREGSLPGGEKRTSRQGLPSGSRSTPSSSLSTPARDVAPTVLPGPRETHVRDTAWDSAGPREDCTTLQEDPEEKFTTPPPPDRHIQRVRIIDANQVYDTLNLGRRIDVLWPDEGMRKRGGRSFWGHWVPVEGMEGPVVHTWTPHHPDPRFRSHVDRSILLVQVDDKFVPVAQGAVQDLGAEV, from the exons ATGGGGTCGCAGAGTGTGGAGGTGCTGCGGCAGGGGATCTGGGCGTCCATTACAGGGGGCTGGTTTTATGATCCCCACCAAGATGTGTTCTGTAATACTTTCCATCTCTATCTCTGGCTTTACCTCGTGTGTGCGCCCTTCTTTATCTACGTG TactgtgggtggtgggtggcgggATGGCTGGTGCACCTGGCCCTGCTgtcggtggtggcggtggggatCAAGGCCGTCAACCACCTGCTCCACCACACCTTTGACACCACCGActgtctggaggaggagatgacaccaccgccgctgcctccAGGaggcccccccaccaccgccgccaccaccgccgccactgccacaGCCTCCGCCAGCCCGGCACACTACCAGGGCTCCTCGCAGCagcagaggag TCGTTCCTTTGAGGCGATAGAGATGCAGGTGGTGGGGGGCGGGCCGGCCAGTGGTGGGGGGGAGAGTGAGACCCCCCCGGTGGGATGTAGTTCCCGAAATTCTATCATGGATGCCGGAGCACAACCCCCAGCTACaatag ACCTGAAGGCAGATGTGCATCACAAGGACAGCTCTGGCAGTGAGGAGGGTAGCAAGTGTGAAGCTGCTGCCTCCGCCACAGCTGCCAGCACCCCAAGGGACTCTCAGGACACCGGCAGGGGCGACAAGAGAACTAGAG CGGAgagtggcggcagcagcagcggtgttGGGTCGGGGCCATACGGAGGGGAGTATGGCCTGTGTGTGTCGGACATCATGCTGGCTGGTGTGGCGGAGATCACCGAGTCACTGAACCACCCCATCATTGCCAAACACTCGCAG tCAGTGGCGTGGTGcggtggtggctgtggcggcg CCTTGcatggcggcagcagcagcagcattgggGGCAGCGCAGGGCGGGGACACAAGCGACTGAGGCGGATAGTGGCCTCTGCTGGGTccatcgccaccgccaccgcctccctctgtGACTCCCATTCTGTGGATATTGTTTACTCTAAAAGTGCcaaag gagagaaggggagcagTGTCCATTACCGTCCCAGCCTGCACGGGGGGACGGGCTCCCTAGGGCTGGAGGGAGGCCCAGGGGGTGGAGGCTCTTCCTCAgctgccccctcccctccctcctcccttccctccgctGCTGAACCCCCTTCACACCCAGTCAGCTTGGAG GTGATCACCAGTGATGAGGGAAGCAGCAgacgtcatcatcatcgccaccaccatagtcaccaccacagtcaccaccacaaccgtcaccaccacaccagtaacagtagcagtagtaccaaCATTcacaaccagcagcagcagcagcagcaggcagcagcaccaccagtgacatcagggagtggtggtggtggtggtggaggaagtcaccgccaccgccaccaccactcaggGCCGCCACAGCAGCACCACAGTCGCAAGCTGTCACTGGGGCCACCCTCCTGGGGCCTGGAGGCTGCCAATATCTCTGTCATTGAGGAGAGAGCCAACAGTGCCAGTGccgtcatcaccacctcctccaactccaccgccaccaccaccaccccctcgcCCTGTGACCGCTCCCCAACTGCTACATGCTGCACCGCTAACAG TGATGGGGAGACTGACGAGGAGGGTCCCGCCAAGGGGTCCCACTCCCCCCTGCTCACCCGCCATCAGAGCCTGGAGGGCAAGGGGTCCGGTGGGCGGCGGGCGCGGTCTGGGGCGGCCCGGTTGGCCCAACACGCCCAGCGTGGCCCCAGCCGTGCCTACCGACCGCTGGTGTTCCGCAGCAGCTCCGCCATCACCTCAAAGTTTGGAGAACGGCCGCGGGTGGAGAGTGGGTGTAACGAGATGTCCCGGGTGTGCACCCTCACCTTTGAGAACATGTATGCTGATGAGGAGAGCAGCTCAGACACACTGAGCGCTGTCAAGCTGTCTAGCAGCTCTGACGAGACCCTCAGCAGCTTGGCAGACAGACTCAGCCTGCAGGGCGCCCTGGGCTGCGACACCGGTGGTGCCAACTGTGGGGTATCCGGGGAGGCCAGCCCCGACCACTGTGGGGGCCCCGGTGGCGACGGGGAGCAGCGGGCCAGTCCCAGGGAAGAGGGGGGCACCAGGCCAGCCAGGAGCCCTGGGGAGGTGGCAGGAGGCCGGGGGGCAGAGAGCCGGTCCCCTAGCCCAGGCTTGGACTGGCTCTTCTTCCACAGTGACTCAGACTCAGAGTCTGCTGACGTGGTGCGGGCTGGCAGTGGACACCCACGCCGCCTGTCCTCGCACCAGCTGAGTGACGATGACAGCTGGAACATGATCCGCTCCTCCCCCGAGAGCCCCATGGAGGTGcccacccactcctcctctGCCACGCAGGGTGCCATCCCCAAGAAGCGGCggcagggcgtggtggtggaggaggcgggggagggggagcgGTCGGGCGGGGAGGCCACGGTGACCATGGAGGACCTGGTGCGGCGGCTGCTGGACATCCTGAACAGCTCACTGCACGACCCACAGCAGTGCCACCGTGACATTCAGAAGCTGGTGGTACTGAAGCAGCGGCTGGAGCAGGAGGGTGGCATCGGTAGCACCGCCAAGGGTGCCTCGCTCATCTCTGAGGCCCAGGCCAACGTGGCTGccggcgctgctgctgctgctgctgctgctgctggtggcacCGGCAATGGCAccggcagtggcggcggcagtggtggtggtggtggcggcggcagcagcaatgCTGACCCAGAGCAGCCGGCTGAGACACACCTGTACAGGAAGCCGGCAGTGCGGCGGCGGCGACACGTGGCGGGcaacaacacctcctcctcccctccctccaaccCCAGTGAACCCCCCCAGGACATATCcaccctcctcaccaccacccttaccacagccctccccaccaccagcctcaccaccacccactcctcc acaccaccaccaacaccagccacaccaccatcaccaccaacaccagccacacaaccatcaccaccaccatcaccaccaccaagagggCCCCG CGGGGGTGGGGGGGACAGCGGGGATGAAGGTGGCAGCAGCCGGCCTCACAGAGGGCCTCCTCCAGACAAGAGACCTGaaggcagtagcagtggtggtggcggcggcggggtgGGGCCATGGAAT GTGTCCCCTGCAGAGGGTGTGCCGCCGCTGTCCCCCGGCACCCACCTGGCCTTCTCCCATGAGGACACCAGCGACGGCGCGGTGCACTGCTTCCAGGATGAGCAGGGCAACTGGCTCACTTACACCTTCAACGACCGCGGCGTCAGCACCGCCTCCACCGTGCCGCCTGCCACCGACGCCAGGGTGCTCAACAAGCTGAGGCGCTGTGGCGGCACCAACACCAGTGCTGGCACTGGCACTGGCACCGGCGGGGtcaccagcagcagcggcagtggtGGGGTTGGTGGCGGTGGGTCAGGCAGCCAGAGTagaggcggcagtggtggtggcagcagtgggggGCCCATGGGTGGCCTGGCACGGGAGGACAGCTCCCTCAGCAGCTCCTCCATGTCCCTGTGCTCCGGCCTCACCATCATTCTGGACAACcacttccctcccacctccctccccctctccccaccacTCTGGCCAGACTTTGTCAAGGCTCCAGCCTCTCAGGCATCCCCGGTCTCTGAGGGCACCAGCGGTTCCATGGCAGTAGCTCACAGGAGGGGCTCATGCCCCCCAGTCTCCGGCGGGCGGGACCCAGATCGGAGTGGCCTGGAGGGCGCCGGAGACCCCaaccctctccccatccccatccccctGGTGGCTGTGGGGCCGCGGGGCGGGCGGGACCTGCCCCTGCTGTCTTCTGAGATGCGGCACCACGTGCAGCTGCTGAGCATTGGGGCGCCCCATAACCCACTGCACCTCTTCACCAATGCATTCTTTGAGCGGCGGCGCTCCAGCAACCGCACCCGTGGCGTCATCACATCCGAGGTGATGGACACCATCAGCCTGCAGGGCCGCAGCCTGGACGTGGACCTTGCCCTGGCCTCCAGCAAGCTCAAGTTCCCCACACCGGCCCCCCAGACCCTCCACTACTACCGGCTGCGTCTGTGCGGCAAGACCTCTGTCAGGGTGCGCTTTGACCGGCTATTTCTGCTGGCCCTGCTGGACCGCAACGTCACCGTGTGGGAGAACATGGCCTGTGTGTtcctggcggtgctggtgggTGTGCTGGGCTGCCTAGTGCTGCAGCGGGACTTCTACCGGGAGCAGGACGTGCTGTTCTTCTGCTTGGTGATGGGCAGCTGCCAGTACTCTCTCTTCAAAAGTGTGCAGCCCGACGCTGCCTCGCCCACGCACGGCTACAACCGTGTTGTGCTGTACAGCAGGTCGGTGTACTTTGTGCTGTGTTGCAGCCTCATCCTGCTGCTGCAGCTTTACCTGGACAGCAGTGGGGAGCGGGTGCAGTTTGTGCTGTACGGCCTGGACTTCACCAACCCAGACCTGCTGCTGCAGTGCCGAgatgtgctgctgctgtttgtgcTGTTCTTCCCGCTCATCTTCAGCCTGGGCCTGCTTCCGCAGATCAACACCTTCCTCATGTACCTGCTGGAGCAGACGGACATCCATGTGTTCGGCGGCAACGCCACCACCAGCCTGGTGTCCGCCCTCTACTGCGTCGGCCGCTCCCTCCTCACTGTCCTCTTCCTGTTTGGCTTTGCCTATGGCggcctgagggaggaggaggcacagacGCAGCACATCCTGTACTCCATCTTCTGTGGCCTGGCCGTGGCCTTCAGCTACCATCTCAGCCGCTCCACCTCTGATCCCACCACCCTGTGGCGCCTCATCCAGCAGCACATGTGGCCCGAGGAGCTGCGGCGGGAGGGGGGCTCTGACGCACCCCAGCCCCCCCAAGAGGCGGACGAGCTGACAGACCCGCTACCGGAGAAGCTGCGGGGCACGGTGCACTCCCGGCTGGTGC GCGCCATTGCCTGCACCGCCACTGCCGTCCTCATCTTTGCCATCCACTCCAGTACCGTGTTCACCGTGCTGCTGGACGGGGACGGCCCTAACCTTTTCACTGGCCTGTGGATCTTTGCCAGCCTGCTGGGCTTCCTCACGCACTATGTGGTGCCGCAGTTGAGGAAGCAGCTGCCCTGGCTGTGCGTAGCCCACCCCGTGTGCCGCTCCCACGAGTACAGCCAGTTTGAGGTGTACGACGCCGCCAAGATCATGTGGTTTGAGCGGCTGTATGTGTGGCTGTGCATCCTGGAGAAGAACGTGGTGTACCCTCTGCTGTTCCTGTGTGCCTTAACCAAAGACGCCCCCATCCTGGTGCGCAAGTTTGGGGTGAACGTGGGCACGCTGATCACTGTGGTGTGCGGCGTCAAGTGCCTGCGCAGCGTGTACTCCCAGCCGCAGTTCCAGTACCTCACGCTGGCCTTCGCCAAGCTGTTCTTTACCTGGGACTTCAAGGGCAAGTCGGAGACCTTCATTGTGGACTACTTTGTGATGGGCGTCATCTTCACCCGCGTGTACGAGTTCCTCCTCAAGATGAAGTTCATCGTCACCTACATCGCCCCCTGGCAGATCACCTGGGGCTCCGCCTTTCACGCCTTCGCCCAGCCCTTCAGCGTGCCACACTCTGCCATGCTGTTCGTGCAGGCCGCCGTCTCCGCCATCCTCTCCACCCCGCTCAACCCTATCCTGGGGTCGGCCATCTTCATCACCTCCTACATCCGCCCCATCAAGTTCTGGGAGAGGGACTACAACACCAAGCGGGTGGACCACTCCAACACCCGCCTCTCCTCACACCTGGAGCGTAACCCTGGCTCCGATGACAACAACCTCAACTCCATCTTCTACGAGCACCTCACCCGCTCTCTCCAGCACTCCCTCTGTGGCGACCTCATGCTGG ggcGGTGGGGCGTGGTGGGCCAGGGGGACTGCTTCGTGCTGGCGTCAGACTACCTCAACTGCCTGGTGCACGTCATCGAGCTGGGCAACGGCCTGGTCACCTTCCAGATGCGTGGCCTTGAGTTCCGCGGCACCTACTGCCAGCAGCGCGAAGTGGAGGCCATCTCggagggtgtggaggaggacgCAG gttgctgctgctgtgagccgggccacctgcctcacctgctgaGTGCCAACGCGGCCTTCAACCAGCGGTGGCTGGCCTGGGAGGTTACAGCCACAAAGTACGTCCTTGAGGGTTACTCCATCTCAGACAACTCCGCCGCCTCAATGCTCCAGATATTTGAACTCCGCAAGATTCTCATTACCTACTACGTGAAG AGCATCATCTTCTACACAGTGAGGTCAAGCCGTCTGCGGGAGTGGCTGCAGAAGGCGGAGATCGACGCCTCGTTGGCCCACACACGGGACAAGAAGTTTGTGGACCTGGACCCAATGTTTAACCTCAACATTGACGAGGATTATGACTTTAAGGAGTCCGGCATCACTCGCAACAGCTTCTGCAACGTGTACCATGAGTGGGTGGTGTACTGCGTTTCCAGGAGGGAGAGCGAGAAcccggaggagagggaggagccgTTGGAGAGTGGAAGGGAGTCACAGCTCATCTCCCTTTGTCTGGCACTCAGTCTATtag GGAGACGCGCTTTATGGGCTGCCTCGCACAACGCCATGTCAAGTGTGGAGTTCTTTCTTCACGGCCTGCACACACTCTTCAAGGGCGACTTCCGTATCACCTCCATGCGTGACGAGTGGGTGTTCTCGGACATGGAGCTGCTGAGGAAGGTGGTGGCGCCTGGAGTAAGGATGAGTCTTAAGCTGCACCAG GACCACTTCATGCTACCTGATGAATACGACAACCATGAGTCTTTGTACAATGCCATCCTGGAGCACGAGTCACAGCTGGTCATCTCCCACGAAGGCGACCCAACTTGGCGTAACGCTGTGCTGTCCGGCAAGCCCTCCCTCCTCGCCCTCAG gCATGTGATGGATGATGGTGCGGATGAGTATAAGATTATTATGCTCAACAAACGCCACCTGTCCTTTCGAGTGATCAAGGTGAACCGGGAGTGTGTGCGGGGCCTGTGGGCGGGGCAGCAGCAGGAGCTTGTGTACCTACGCAACCGGAACCCTGAGAGAGGCTCCATCCAGAATGCCAAGCAGGCCCTTCGGAACATCATCAACTCCTCGTGCGACCAGCCCATCGGTTACCCCATCTATGTGTCGCCGCTCACCACCTCCTACAGCAACACCAATGAGCAGATCAGTGCCATCTGTGGCCGCCCCATCAGCCTCACCCTCATCAAGGAGACGCTCATTGGGGTgtggaagag GGTGCGGCAGCGGTGCGGCGAGGGTTGTTCCAGCGGAAGTTCTGGCCTGAATGACGAGTGCAGCCGAGCTGCTGAACCACACCACCCCAACATTCCCCTCCACCAGG TGCTGACCACGGTGCCGGCCAGCCTGGGGTCCGGGGGCAGCCAGGATGGCTCACAGGTGGGCGGCCTTAGCCTGGTGACGGCAACGGGCAGCCTGGGGCATGGCAGCCTGGGGCGGGGTGGCTCTTTATCACGGGGCTCCCTACAGGCCAACCGGGGCTCCATCGTGAGCGACGTGTCCTCCCTGGTGGGTGGCCGTGCCAATAAGCAGTCCACCTCCACCCTGGCCAGCATGGCCGGCCTGCTGtgggacaccaccaccagcctgggCCGCCTGGACCCCCGGGACCGTGACGGCCTGAGTGAGGGCTCTGCCAGCAGCAAGGACCGGGAGTGGAGTGGCCGAGAGCCGTCCCTGCATGGGGGGCGGGACGGGGGGTCCATCCACAGCGGACGGGAAGGCTCCCTCCACAGTGGTCGGGAGCCGTCCCTGCACAGCGGCAGAGAGCCTTCCCTCCACAGCATGCGTGAGTCTTCCCTCCACAGTGGTAGGGACCCCTCCCTCCACGGCACACGGGAGTCCTTCCACAGTGGACGGGAGACCTCCCTGCCTGGGGGCCGGGAGGGGTCCCTGCCCGGTGGGGAGAAGAGAACATCCCGCCAGGGTCTTCCCTCTGGCAGCCGCAGcactccatcctcctccctgtccACCCCTGCCCGGGATGTGGCCCCCACCGTGCTTCCCGGCCCCAGGGAGACTCACGTGCGGGACACCGCCTGGGACAGTGCTGGCCCCAGGGAGGACTGCACCACCCTGCAGGAGGACCCTGAGGAAAAGTTCACTACGCCGCCCCCGCCAGACAGACACATCCAGCGTGTCAGg ATCATTGACGCCAACCAGGTTTACGACACTCTCAACCTTGGCCGCCGCATTGATGTGCTGTGGCCGGATGAGGGGATGAGGAAGCGCGGCGGCCGGAGCTTCTGGGGCCACTGGGTACCAGTGGAGGGCATGGAGGGTCCCGTGGTGCATACCTGGACCCCGCACCACCCCGACCCACGCTTCCGCTCCCACGTGGACCGCTCCATCCTGTTGGTACAGGTAGACGACAAGTTTGTGCCCGTGGCCCAGGGAGCCGTGCAGGACCTGGGGGCCGAGGTGTAG